The genomic segment TGTAGAATTAAATACCTATATAGCTAATTATCAGGTAATTTCTTATTATTTATCTGTAAGAGTAAAAACGTAATAAGTAATTTACTAATCCTGTTTAAACTCTTGAATAAACTGTATATTATGGAATCATTAAAGCGAAAGGATGAATTGTAAAGAGGAAAATAGCTAAAAAATAAATATCATATATTTAGAAAAATTTAATTCTTAATATTTATTGTTATGAAAAAAGTACTATTCTTATTTTTATTAATTCCCCTTTTTACTTTTGCACAAACTATTACTTTAAAAGGGCAACTTACTACGGGAAATTCCGGAACCGATATTTGGGAATATGTAGATGAAATTACAGGTAAAGTTTATGCAATTGTAGGAGGTAACGGCGGAATGTCTATAGTTGATGTTACCGATCCAACTTCGCCAGTACAAATTGATTTTATAACTTCTGTTCCAGGTTTTGATGTAAAGGTATGGAGCCATTATGTTTATTGTTCTACGAGTGGTGGTGGTACCGGTTTTATTGTAGATATCGAAGACCCAACTAATGCACAGGTTGTAGGTACATTTCCTTCCGGACATAATATTTTCATTGATGATAGGGGATATATGTATAATTCCTCTCCAGGAGTTAGAATTTATGATTTAAATCCAGATCCTACATCTCCCTTGTTTTTAGCACAAGTAGGAAACGGAGGCCACGACGTTACTGTAAGGGGTAATTTAATGATTGATTGTCATGGAGGATCGGCAACAAATTTATATGACGTTACTGATCCATCAGCACCTATATTACTTTCATCGATAACAGATCCTACTATTTCATATCATCATCAGGGGGATATTTCATCAGATGGT from the candidate division KSB1 bacterium genome contains:
- a CDS encoding choice-of-anchor B family protein, which produces MKKVLFLFLLIPLFTFAQTITLKGQLTTGNSGTDIWEYVDEITGKVYAIVGGNGGMSIVDVTDPTSPVQIDFITSVPGFDVKVWSHYVYCSTSGGGTGFIVDIEDPTNAQVVGTFPSGHNIFIDDRGYMYNSSPGVRIYDLNPDPTSPLFLAQVGNGGHDVTVRGNLMIDCHGGSATNLYDVTDPSAPILLSSITDPTISYHHQGDISSDGNYLYINDELGNHPQADISVWDISDIANPVRVNETADPNSTPHNLYVIGNYAYSAHYSAGFRVFDITDPSNLVLIDEYDTSNTNGEGFTGAFGIYPSPVTGNIYINDRSGGGVMIFGFSELLSVEDKVNSFTFSVYPNPTSDKININAANFEINTISLFDIQGRNYGKTTSHRRAGAGGSGHL